The following proteins come from a genomic window of Methylorubrum populi:
- a CDS encoding N-acetylglutaminylglutamine amidotransferase produces the protein MCGICGEINFGGEADPSAVRAMMAVLRPRGPDAGGLHGQGGVLFGHCRLKIIDLSEAGQQPMVDADLGLSIVFNGCIYNYKDLREELVARGYRFFSTSDTEVVLKAFHAWGRDCVKRFLGMFVFAVHERDSGRVTLARDRLGIKPLYYAETGRRFRFASSLPALLAAGDVDTSIDKVALHHYMSWHAGVPAPLTILKGVRKVHPATTLTFEPDGSRREETYWTLTVGPRDEDRHMTEADWRAAVLDSLGLAVARRQIADVPTGVLLSGGLDSSVIVALLARNGQSGLKTFSVGFDAVNGVEGDEFKYSDIIADRFETDHAKIVVDGSRTLEALPAAIHAMAEPQMSHDAVAFLLLSQEVAKHVKVIQSGQGADEVFGGYHWYPKLMGSTDPTADYAKAYFDRDHAEMREALTPDFVDEDYSRDFIARFFADSRSKSAIDKTLDLDQRIMLVDDPVKRVDNMTMACGLEARVPFLDHELVELAARIPAELKVRDGGKFILKEAARAVVPAEVIDRPKGYFPVPALKHIRGPFMDFVRDVLDRPAARERGIFNRAYVDHLLADPDGTLTPKGNSKLWQVALLEGWLQSHGI, from the coding sequence ATGTGCGGGATCTGCGGAGAGATCAATTTCGGCGGGGAGGCCGATCCGAGCGCCGTGCGGGCGATGATGGCGGTCCTGCGTCCCCGCGGTCCGGACGCCGGCGGGCTTCACGGCCAGGGCGGGGTGCTGTTCGGTCATTGCCGGCTGAAGATCATCGACCTGTCGGAAGCCGGCCAGCAGCCGATGGTCGATGCCGATCTCGGCCTCTCGATCGTCTTCAACGGCTGCATCTACAATTACAAGGACCTGCGCGAGGAGCTTGTCGCCAGGGGCTACCGCTTCTTTTCCACGAGCGACACCGAAGTCGTGCTCAAGGCCTTCCACGCCTGGGGGCGGGATTGCGTGAAGCGCTTCCTCGGCATGTTCGTCTTCGCGGTTCACGAGCGCGATTCCGGCCGCGTGACGCTCGCCCGCGACCGACTCGGCATCAAGCCGCTCTACTATGCCGAGACAGGCCGACGCTTCCGCTTCGCTTCCTCCCTGCCGGCTCTGCTCGCAGCAGGCGACGTCGACACTTCGATCGATAAGGTGGCGCTTCACCACTACATGAGCTGGCACGCGGGCGTGCCGGCGCCGCTGACCATCCTCAAGGGTGTGAGGAAGGTTCATCCCGCAACGACCCTGACCTTCGAGCCCGACGGCTCTCGCCGGGAGGAAACCTACTGGACGCTGACCGTCGGTCCGCGCGACGAGGACCGCCACATGACAGAGGCGGATTGGCGCGCGGCGGTGCTGGATTCGCTCGGTCTCGCGGTCGCACGCCGCCAGATTGCCGACGTACCGACCGGTGTCCTGCTCTCGGGCGGTCTCGATTCGTCGGTCATCGTCGCGCTTCTCGCGAGGAACGGTCAGAGCGGCTTGAAGACCTTCTCGGTCGGCTTCGATGCGGTGAATGGCGTCGAGGGCGACGAGTTCAAGTATTCCGATATCATCGCCGATCGGTTCGAGACCGACCACGCCAAGATCGTCGTGGACGGCTCGCGCACGCTGGAGGCGCTACCGGCCGCGATCCACGCCATGGCCGAGCCGCAGATGAGCCACGACGCGGTCGCCTTCCTTCTGCTGTCGCAGGAGGTCGCCAAGCACGTGAAGGTGATCCAGAGCGGCCAGGGCGCCGACGAGGTGTTCGGCGGCTACCACTGGTATCCGAAGCTGATGGGCTCGACCGACCCGACCGCCGATTACGCCAAGGCCTATTTCGATCGAGATCACGCCGAGATGCGGGAGGCGCTGACCCCGGACTTTGTCGACGAGGATTACAGCCGCGACTTCATCGCGCGCTTCTTCGCCGACTCGAGGAGCAAGAGCGCCATCGACAAGACCCTCGACCTCGATCAGCGGATCATGCTCGTCGACGATCCGGTCAAGCGCGTCGACAACATGACCATGGCCTGCGGGCTCGAGGCGCGCGTGCCCTTCCTCGATCACGAGCTCGTGGAACTCGCCGCCCGCATCCCCGCCGAGTTGAAGGTGCGCGACGGCGGCAAGTTCATCCTCAAGGAGGCCGCCCGCGCGGTGGTACCGGCCGAGGTGATCGACCGGCCGAAGGGCTACTTCCCGGTCCCGGCGCTCAAGCATATCCGCGGGCCGTTCATGGACTTCGTGCGCGACGTGCTCGATCGCCCGGCCGCCCGCGAGCGCGGAATCTTCAACCGGGCTTACGTCGATCACCTGCTCGCCGATCCCGACGGGACGCTGACGCCGAAGGGCAATTCCAAGCTCTGGCAGGTCGCCCTGCTCGAAGGGTGGCTGCAATCGCACGGCATCTGA
- a CDS encoding class II glutamine amidotransferase — MCRWIAYRGRTIPLEHYVTEPAHSLVSQSIKALESTASTNGDGFGLGWYGDHPEPGRFREVQPAWSDENLRYICRHLHSHLFFAHVRAATGTPITRPNCHPFACGPWLFMHNGYVGDWARLRRPIEALIPDELYPSRNGTTDSEALFLAILGQGLMASEVKRDPITATALALAKVTELVGGIEGGHPFRFTAALADGRDLYAFRYAANDAANSMYYRQSADGVVVVSEPLDKEHATWTPVPDNSVVIARKDELVEVVSLKEFGLARTSRLPQLQLQMSA; from the coding sequence ATGTGTCGTTGGATCGCCTATCGAGGCCGCACGATCCCGCTCGAACATTATGTGACCGAACCGGCGCACTCGCTGGTCTCACAGAGCATCAAGGCGCTTGAATCGACCGCGAGCACCAACGGCGACGGCTTCGGCCTCGGCTGGTACGGCGACCATCCCGAGCCCGGCCGTTTCCGCGAGGTCCAGCCGGCTTGGTCCGACGAGAACCTGCGCTACATCTGCCGCCACCTGCACTCGCACCTGTTCTTCGCCCATGTGCGGGCGGCGACGGGGACGCCGATCACCCGCCCGAACTGCCATCCTTTCGCCTGCGGACCGTGGCTGTTCATGCATAACGGCTATGTCGGCGACTGGGCGCGCCTGCGCCGGCCGATCGAGGCGCTGATCCCGGACGAACTCTATCCCTCGCGCAACGGCACCACGGATTCGGAGGCGCTGTTTTTGGCCATCCTCGGTCAGGGTCTGATGGCTTCGGAGGTGAAGCGTGACCCGATCACCGCCACCGCCCTGGCGCTCGCCAAGGTGACGGAGCTGGTCGGCGGCATCGAGGGCGGGCACCCGTTCCGCTTCACCGCGGCCCTCGCGGATGGCCGCGACCTCTACGCCTTCCGCTACGCGGCCAACGACGCGGCCAACAGCATGTATTACCGCCAGTCGGCCGACGGTGTCGTCGTGGTCTCGGAGCCGCTCGACAAGGAGCACGCGACCTGGACGCCGGTGCCGGACAACAGCGTCGTGATCGCGCGCAAGGACGAGTTGGTGGAGGTCGTGTCGTTGAAGGAGTTCGGCCTCGCCCGGACATCCCGCCTGCCGCAGCTGCAATTGCAGATGAGCGCGTGA
- a CDS encoding cytochrome C oxidase Cbb3 produces MARPLRVFMVSFVAVGTVIAAGSVARFSYAPMPDEGDLLNPGRYPVSTAYDVLGRRVARAEAERLRATSEGRGALTAESGAVAIDEALLRRGREAFYRETFGNEVFLSDVMGMLDGGLTPYEVARAIVLLGGKGTTNLQVRMARDVSVGDRIWRTGELVPTGLDVPRNSAFILGIRTFYDRGRLRMGITCALCHAAVDPASGKVVEGAPNTDLNAGLLMALASNASAYFMHGSADPSAHPGDPARQVITESGARAALPDRDRFEAAAKVEVASWPAGSFDSSADRETNPTSIPSSFSAYAEPYSWSGRAGIGPFKGLSALNNNVHAANSDTTQQTRAAKTLFGLDPQVYLGTVLQGAAAGPLRYDPASGRRPTEMLEAADPTPGTPGLNSYAVLPSFPATNYMTDNGLLASVPGEPANYANNAMSAFQNLLRAPDAPADTEQMRRGRAVFERVGCAGCHSGPALSNNRVIPIAEIGTQPSRAHSTMRMEARLAPPEIFATDTPFPLPPDPKLVPIPLEGEVLKQVQLAWAHAGTAGGYKVQNLVGLAWSAPYLHDSGVAVGPDAEKQLGVPGTLDAGIAPDPANSLRALVDRGLRAKVVAANAASQKARTARVTGEGHAYWADPAAGVSAGEQTDLVAYLLSINALTEQVPVP; encoded by the coding sequence ATGGCTCGGCCACTTCGTGTCTTCATGGTCTCGTTTGTCGCAGTCGGCACTGTGATCGCCGCGGGTTCAGTGGCCCGTTTCAGCTATGCGCCGATGCCGGACGAGGGCGATCTCCTGAATCCGGGGCGCTACCCGGTGAGCACCGCCTATGACGTCCTCGGCCGACGGGTTGCACGGGCTGAGGCCGAGCGCTTGAGAGCCACGTCGGAAGGGCGTGGCGCCCTGACCGCTGAGAGCGGTGCGGTCGCGATCGACGAGGCGCTGCTGCGCCGCGGCCGGGAAGCCTTCTACCGCGAGACCTTCGGCAACGAGGTGTTCCTGTCCGATGTGATGGGGATGCTCGACGGCGGGCTGACGCCCTATGAGGTCGCCCGCGCCATCGTCCTGCTCGGAGGCAAAGGCACGACCAATCTTCAAGTTCGCATGGCCCGCGACGTGAGCGTGGGCGACAGGATCTGGAGGACGGGCGAGCTGGTTCCGACGGGACTCGACGTGCCGCGAAACTCGGCCTTCATCCTCGGTATCCGCACATTCTACGACCGCGGGCGCCTGCGCATGGGGATCACCTGTGCGCTCTGCCACGCTGCGGTCGATCCGGCCTCGGGCAAGGTCGTGGAGGGCGCGCCCAACACCGACCTCAATGCCGGCCTGCTGATGGCGCTCGCGAGCAACGCGAGCGCCTACTTCATGCATGGCAGCGCCGACCCCTCCGCCCATCCGGGCGATCCGGCCCGCCAGGTCATTACCGAGAGCGGGGCGCGGGCGGCGCTCCCGGACCGCGACCGTTTCGAGGCTGCGGCCAAGGTGGAAGTCGCAAGCTGGCCCGCCGGCAGCTTCGATTCCTCCGCCGATCGCGAGACCAACCCGACCTCGATCCCGTCGAGCTTTTCGGCCTATGCCGAACCCTATAGTTGGAGCGGCCGCGCCGGGATTGGACCGTTCAAGGGATTGTCGGCGCTCAACAACAACGTCCATGCCGCCAATTCCGATACGACCCAGCAGACGCGGGCAGCGAAGACCCTGTTCGGGCTCGATCCGCAGGTCTATCTCGGTACGGTCCTGCAGGGCGCGGCGGCCGGGCCCCTTCGCTACGATCCAGCCTCAGGCAGGCGCCCGACCGAGATGTTGGAGGCGGCCGACCCGACGCCGGGAACGCCCGGCCTCAACAGCTACGCCGTCCTGCCGAGTTTCCCCGCCACCAACTATATGACCGATAACGGCCTCCTGGCCTCGGTGCCGGGAGAGCCCGCAAACTATGCCAACAACGCGATGTCGGCCTTTCAGAACCTGCTGCGGGCGCCCGACGCCCCCGCGGATACCGAGCAGATGAGGCGCGGCCGCGCGGTATTCGAGCGCGTGGGCTGCGCCGGTTGCCATTCCGGGCCGGCGCTGAGCAACAACCGGGTCATTCCGATCGCAGAGATCGGCACGCAGCCGAGCCGCGCGCACTCGACCATGCGAATGGAGGCGCGCCTCGCGCCGCCGGAGATTTTCGCCACGGATACGCCGTTTCCGCTGCCGCCGGATCCTAAGCTCGTGCCGATCCCGCTGGAGGGAGAGGTTCTCAAGCAGGTGCAGCTTGCCTGGGCCCATGCCGGAACGGCCGGGGGGTACAAGGTGCAGAACCTCGTCGGTCTCGCCTGGAGCGCACCCTACCTCCACGATTCCGGTGTCGCCGTCGGACCTGACGCCGAGAAACAGCTCGGCGTTCCGGGCACGCTCGACGCGGGCATTGCGCCCGATCCGGCCAACAGTCTGCGAGCCCTGGTCGATCGCGGCCTGCGCGCAAAGGTTGTCGCGGCCAATGCCGCCTCGCAGAAGGCGCGCACGGCCCGCGTCACGGGTGAGGGCCATGCCTACTGGGCAGATCCGGCCGCCGGGGTGAGCGCTGGTGAGCAGACGGATCTTGTCGCCTATCTGCTGTCGATCAATGCCCTGACCGAGCAGGTCCCGGTACCCTGA
- a CDS encoding glutathione S-transferase family protein, whose translation MTARTLYYAPGACSLASHIVLEEIGAPYETVRLDLAKGDQRAPEYLAVNERGRVPALYEDGWVLTENAAILRHLARSHPEAGLLPADLRGQAVADEWMAWLSTGHHVAYAHVRRPERYSADEAAFPEIRAKGADTFGDLCTMTEVRLSNGGWTLGECYSVVDPYLMVFWIWARGPVIGFDMPAQFPAWTDHARRMAERPAVRAVLAREGLTPPA comes from the coding sequence GCTCGCCTCCCACATCGTGCTGGAGGAGATCGGTGCGCCCTACGAGACGGTCCGTCTCGATCTCGCCAAGGGCGACCAGCGCGCGCCGGAATACCTCGCCGTCAACGAGCGCGGGCGCGTGCCGGCGCTCTACGAGGATGGCTGGGTGCTGACCGAGAACGCGGCGATCCTGCGCCATCTCGCCCGCTCGCATCCGGAGGCCGGCCTGCTTCCCGCGGACCTGCGCGGGCAGGCGGTGGCCGACGAGTGGATGGCGTGGCTCTCGACCGGGCACCACGTCGCCTACGCCCATGTCCGGCGGCCCGAGCGTTACAGCGCCGATGAAGCCGCTTTTCCCGAGATCCGCGCCAAGGGGGCCGACACCTTCGGTGATCTCTGCACCATGACCGAGGTGCGTCTCTCGAACGGCGGCTGGACGCTGGGCGAGTGCTACAGCGTCGTCGATCCCTACCTGATGGTGTTCTGGATCTGGGCCCGCGGTCCCGTCATCGGTTTCGACATGCCGGCGCAGTTCCCGGCCTGGACCGACCATGCCCGTCGCATGGCCGAGCGCCCCGCCGTCCGCGCGGTCCTTGCCCGCGAGGGGCTGACCCCGCCGGCCTGA
- a CDS encoding sigma-70 family RNA polymerase sigma factor yields the protein MPETALDELASPLDDEVPTLPPEVQQRLGALLAEAYARMPGSPSTEVGRFDALLARLETVLVAQEGKDEESFRAAIIEMTPRLYNFAMSLTKNPSAADDLVQDTFLRAWRSRSRFTVGTNLGAWLFTIMRNAFYSRHRKEVREVADSDGDYAERLAAAPEQSGHVDLMDAQTALAKLPLPMRQALILVAIENLSYEEAATVMNCRIGTVKSRVWRAREQLAQILGYSAADVGSDGMTLSAVGGSTWMA from the coding sequence ATGCCAGAGACTGCCCTAGACGAACTTGCCTCGCCCCTCGATGACGAGGTGCCGACGCTGCCCCCTGAGGTCCAGCAACGCCTCGGAGCCCTTCTCGCCGAAGCCTACGCGCGAATGCCGGGCAGTCCGAGCACGGAGGTTGGCCGCTTCGATGCCCTGCTGGCCCGGTTGGAGACGGTTCTCGTCGCCCAGGAAGGCAAGGACGAGGAGTCGTTTCGAGCCGCCATCATTGAGATGACGCCCCGTCTCTACAACTTCGCCATGTCGCTGACGAAGAATCCGTCGGCCGCCGACGATCTCGTGCAGGACACCTTCCTGCGAGCTTGGCGCAGCCGGTCGCGCTTCACCGTCGGCACCAATCTCGGCGCGTGGCTGTTCACGATCATGCGGAACGCCTTCTACTCGCGCCATCGCAAGGAGGTGCGCGAGGTCGCCGACAGTGACGGCGATTACGCCGAGCGCCTCGCCGCAGCGCCCGAGCAATCGGGCCATGTCGATCTGATGGATGCGCAGACGGCGCTTGCCAAGCTGCCCCTGCCGATGCGGCAGGCGCTGATCCTCGTGGCGATCGAGAACCTCAGCTACGAGGAGGCGGCGACCGTGATGAACTGCCGCATCGGCACGGTGAAGAGCCGTGTCTGGCGCGCGCGCGAACAGCTCGCGCAAATTCTCGGCTACAGCGCCGCCGATGTCGGCTCCGACGGCATGACGCTCTCGGCCGTCGGCGGCTCGACCTGGATGGCGTGA